The Cryptococcus neoformans var. grubii H99 chromosome 13, complete sequence genomic interval GCCTTTTTGAAGTCGGGGTTCGTGCTTTGCACGACATCATAATCAATGTGTTCCTCGTAGCCCAAGGCATCGAGGGCTTTGAAGACGAATTCAAACAAAGTTTTAAGGTTTTCCGGGTCAGGAGATGTGACAAAGATGTTGGAATAGTCATGAGCAAGGGCTGCACCTATGGCGAGACCGAGAGCCGCAGATTTGCCTCGTCCTCGACCAGCAGTCAAGGCGACAGTAGATGAAAGGTTTTTCTCGGAGATGGCCTCGACAAAAGTCAGGATAGCCTTGGCCTGATCGACAGTCTTTGCCAACTTGGCAAGAGAACCAACAATGTCTACACCGTCCAAgttttccttcatctctttgagctcctctgcctttctcttccttccccgatcgtcttcttcgccggCCTTGCTTATTTGAAtatccttgcccttggaAAGAGGTAAAACGTTGAGTTCATCGTCGAGAACAAGACAGTCCGGGTTTGAGCCgagagaaaggatgaaTCGTTCATTGAAACGGGGTTGGACAAATTGGTGGGCATCTGTTCGGTACCGGGCGTGAACGTCCTATATGAGAAGTCAGATCCTGCCACACCATGCGGACATTAAAGCTCACCATGGCCATAGCGTACAACTGCTTCAAACTTGACATTGTCTTCAATAACAACACAACGATGCCACCACCTTCTACTGTCTCAATGGTCCTCGCCAACAGATTCGGTGTGATAGCTTCATAATCTTGCAAAACGAGCATCCCGAAAGTTTGACCGAGAATCTTTGCGCTATCCTTGTAGTAGGTGTATCGGATATCTGTTACTGTCACAAAGAGCTCGAATGGGTCTTGTTCGTTGGCATCTCTAATACCACGCTTTACGTCACGCTTGATCTTGGCCTCTCGCTTCTTGCGATGACTGGTGGCAATAGGTCGAAAGTAAATAATCTGCTGCAGGTTTTCAGAAGCTGCGACTCACGTTGTGAAGCCTAAATCCTTCTTATAACACCATAAAACATTCGGTCTGGAAGATACCCTTGCTTGAGACAAGAGGAAGTGCAGATTCACAACCTACATCGCTGTCAGTTGAATCGCATAGCTGTTTGCAGACCCGAACATACCTGGTCTCGTCCCTTGTCGCCCACCatgacgaagaagctccTATGGTTCGCCTTGACACCATTGTTGATAAGCGCTGGGATGCGTGGATCGAGCTGCTTCCTCATTGCTTTGTGGTGTTTTGAGTATGTGCTgcggaaagaagagaaattGTATATACACAAGTGCACTGTTGAGAACGCCGACGCTCTGAAATTCTGGgacaaagaaaaagaaaaataaagGAATTATTCCGAGCCGCGAGTATATAAGCAGGCCACAAcaatcctcctcccgccTCCCCCTTTCTGCATACTTTGACAATATCATACACGCATATCCGTCTGCCACAGCGCCGAGACCCACAGCGTAACATGTATGTCCCAGAGCCAGCCGCAGAGCCACACAGTATAGTGCGAGAGAGAGACGCAAGAGTGGAGGCGGCGGACAGTCGGGGAGCGGACCGGCAGGCGGAGCAGACATGAGGGATAGAGGATGGATTGCCATATACCGTATGCCCTGTATTTGACTGCATGCTGACACTCTCTTGTTCTATCGCAAAGGTCAAACAAGATCGTCGTCAGTCTATTCTCTTACAGCTTATAAGCATGCACTGACCTGCATTGGTGTCCGTCTGGCCCTATCTATCCTCGCTCGACCGTTGCACATATACAGCCAGAGATATATCGCGCCGTCATCGACGATGTTGTGTCAAGTGTAAAAGTAGACTTTGAAGAATAtggaatggaagaagagattcTGATACACCTCCAACAAGTAGGTAATTTCGTTCCGCATTGCACGGGGGGACGGAACCACGACTGAATCGTTTGCTGACTTGCTGGAAAATAAGAAATGGGAAGCTAAGCTGCTCGAAACACGAGTCGCCGACTTTGCTCGTGCCGGATCATCCTCAAGATCCCCGTCACCAACTCTTGAATCAAAGCCCGAACACTCTTCACCCCCCGCTGGCCCTTCAAATTCCCAATCGGCGGATATGTTCCCATTCCCTCGGCAGGGGCAAGTCCAAGGCTCGAGTGCCGCCATGCCTGGTGCTCCTGGAGTAGGTGCGGTGGGCACAAATGGGTTTGTCAATGGTGGAGTGCAAGTGCCGAGTGGACAACAGGGCGAAATTAGAGTGAAGATGGACCCAGACGAGGTTATGCGGTTAAGAGGTGGAGCGGTGTGTTTTCGTTTCCGCGCATCTTTGCTCTTTTCATGATGCTGACATCAATGATTGTCCGGTATAGGCCGAGGACGGCCACAAACCGGAACCAAACGCTGCAGGCTTGCTGCCAGGAGACGATGTTATCGATTCCGATCTAGATGActctgatgatgagcttAGAGGTGATGTCGACGGTGGTGAGGACGAAAATGACGTTGATATCGTTTTCTGTGTGTACGACAAGGTATGTTGCTGTGTCATCATTCCCTTCTGTGGATAGTTATATATGCTGATCGCGCGTTTTTGTGGAAACAGGTCCAAAGAGTAAAGAACAAGTGGAAGACAGTGTTCAAAGACGGAATGATACATCTTAATGGGAAAGATTATCTTTTCGCCAAATGTAATGGGTATGTGCAGACTGCCAGACTGTTTCATTGCTCTATGCTTACCATTTTTTTGCACGAACAGCGAATTTGAATGGTAAtcttcgcctcctcctcttctacCAACATGTCTCCATCGCTTCAACCTATTGCCTTGTTTTATCTGTCACGACATAGCGTggtccttcatcttttatttttatcACCAGCTCAACAATTTTccaaagaaggaaaatCTAAAATCACATGTTTTAAGAACATCTTTTTGTATTCTCAATGTCTATATactctcatcttcccttcccctgGCTTCCTTACTCTTTTGGCTTTTCATGTGCCAGGCAGCGACTTTAACAACTCAAGTAAAACATAAGCAGTAAATCTCCATCACGTTAATGTCATGTCTCACAGTTTAGTTTATATAACGGAGAAAATCCGAATAGGTCCAGAATGCGTGGTCAACGATGCATTGCGTTTGTAACAAGTGGAAATCTCTTAAAATAAATTTGGGAACTCTTCACCGTAAATTTTGAGAGCTGTACGGTCAATTCTGAAAGCATTTTTGTTCACGTAAACAGCGCTCATATTCATAGTAGCGATAAAATAATATAGACTCGGAAATAAACTTCCGTACGACCGTGTATGGACAAAGAAAACAAGTATTTCTATTTGGTGTCGAATATCAAAAAAGGTATAACTTCTCAACGTATGTTCacatctcctctctttACCCCATAAATTATATTCACCAAAAACTCAGAACGATTTACGCGGTGAATCCCTCGTACCAAGCCTCATCAGGAGGAGACCTCTGCACGTCAATCGCTCCCTTCTCATTCATAACCGCATACTCCAAACTTGCCTCCACACCCTTGGCGTTGATCTGCTCAACCTCCAACGCACCCAGACCCTGTGGGTCGGCGGCAACCCAGATGACGGGCTGTTTCTTCCACAAGGCGGGGTGGTCAAAGGCACGATTGTGGAAGCCAGAGGTGTTGCCGTGCTCGGGGCCGGCCATagcatcttcatcaggCGAGTCGGTGGTGCCGCCAACCTTGGGCtcgacagaagaagagtggggAACGGAGGGGGTGTTGTGCACAAAAACGAGGTAAGACTTGGGGAATCGGAACCAGTCGATGTAACTCTGGAGGACAGCAATGCAGACGATCATCACACACTGCAGCACACATATCAGTTGCTACAATCAAAACCAGATAGCTATTCACTTACCATGACGACACCGCATCCCAAACCGCTCTTGGACCTGTTTCCATTTTGATCGGTagaaaggaagaacaaACCAGCCATACAGACACCTTGGATGTAAAGAGACACGAAAACGGTCCTGAGAGCCTTGATGTAGTACAGACCGCCAGTCTCGGAAGAGTCGGGCTGGTCAGCACACCAATGGATGACATACTTGTTGGCACAGTAAAGAAGGATAAAGGCGACCCAGGCGAGAACGGTGATAATCGGCTGGATGACAGAGTAGACAATGGTAACACAAATGATAAGACAGGTAGGGGGGAAGGCAGTCGACCAAGTGAAGGAGTCCATTTTGTACTTCTTCAAGTAAACTTTTCGGGGAGTGCCACCAGCCAAAACGTTACGGAGCAAGTACATGATCCAAGGAACCAAACGAGCGTAGGTCTTGGCGGCACCAGAAAAGGTGGCGGTGAGGATAaaggtcaagaagaagatggaagcacCAGGAAGCTTGGTGGCAAGCAAGGTGGGGACTTCATTGGCAGTGTCGCCCAAATTTCCAAGAGCATTGATCAAACCGGAAGCAAGAGTAACGATAAGGAAACCGTGAATAACCTGGAAGAGCCAGAATCGGCTGAAGAGTTTGAGCTCAATGTCGCTACATCCGAGTCAGCAAAACAGGCGACTACAAGAGACAATAGATGTAAACTCACCTCTTTCGGATCTCACCTTGCATCTTGACCATCAAACGGAGAACGATAGGCAAGAGCATGAAGAGAACAGCAAGCAaagcaggaggaagaacacCCTTAATAATACCGAGGGCGGCAGCGGGCAGTTCACAGATCCAAGCCAGCCAGCTGGCGTTGGCACAAAGGGTATCAACGTTGGAGACGATACCGACAAACGCAACAGGGATGGCCCAGACAATGATCAAGCCAACAGTGAGGCACCAAGAGATGATAGTTCGGGCATGACGTTCCCAAGGACTCATAGAGATGTTGGACCATTCAATATCTTCAGGGACAAGTTCGACACCGCTACGGATGTGCACGTTGGACTTGTCAGTTTTACTCGCCAGCTTAGCAAAGGCGTGAGCCTCGAACTGAGAAGAGAATCGGATGAACGCAGTGTTGCCTTGAGGAAGATCTTCAATACCTTCACGTAGCTCGTCGAGCTTGACATTGTGCTCGTGGATGTAGTCGGGGGAGGTCTCGAGATTCTGCTTTTTACCGATGAGACCGAGAAGACCTTGCTTCCACGAAGGACGCTTCTTGGGGAGGACATAGCGGTCAATGAGATCACCACCAGAAGATTCAGCATCGAATTTACCTATCAAGTGGGAAGAGTATCACTCTCGTAAGCAAATGACATGAGAATAAGATAAAGGCACTTTGTTGATTGATCCGAATTCTaaaaactcaccttgcTTCTCGGGGGTCTTGCCCTTGCGGACGTTCTTAGCAGCGCGCTTCTGGAGCTTGGCAACACCACCTTCGAGCCTGGCACACTCGGCATCTCGCTCCTTCCAAATTTTCTCGACGTTCTTGCACTTGCGAGTCAACCAAACACGCCTTACACCACCCTCAGAGTCGCCGGCGGCACCAGTGTTCTCAGTAGCGTTAGACTGACGAGAGAAGGGGTTGGCAAGTGCAAGAAGATTGGTGCCAGAGCCGTTACCAGCACCGACACGAGAGACGACACCAGCGAGCTCCTTGATGCCAGTGGAAGAGTTGATACTGTCAGGGACGTTGGTGACGGCAATGGTCCTAGCGCGCGCAAGAGACAAGTGCTGCGGAGTGGTCAACCAAGTTTGTCGAACATCGACAAAGTGATTGTACTCTCTCCAGATCAAGTAGACGGTCCAGCTCATCAGGACGATAGCGACGAGGAAATGGGCAACATGCCTGACCTGATCGGTTGTACCAACGTTGCCGAAAGTCAATATGTTAAGGCCGTCGTTTCCCTGGTTAGGAGAAACAGCAGAAACCGGAATAAGGATAGCGCAAGTGAGGATTACGTAGGGGATAAGCATTTGAAGACCAAAGACCTTGAGGTAGCGGACGTAAAAGTAGGCATCGGGACCATTGGAGATAATGATGTCCTGGTCCGGTGTTTTGAACAACGCTTTCCAAAACGCTATTATACCCGACGGGAGGGGTTGAGGTCGTTTGCTGCACACGAAATTAATCAATGCCGTTCACTGACTTTTGATCCAAAGATAGACTTACCTCGCAGGGGGAAGGATTGTCCTGGGCTGGAAAACCCTCTGCAGATCTTTCCTCCCGTGGAGAACGAGCCAGAGCGCGGAGAAACCTCCGACCGTGATACCTGCCACGACAAGCGCCGCGACGAAGGATGAGGTCGTGGACGATTGGACGTCCGCGTTAGTGGCCGACATGGCGAATAAAGATGGATGGGCGAGGGGCGAAGTGTCGAGATGAGTCGATGATAATGGCTAGGAAAATTTGACTGCAAGTCAGCGCCTCCTGTGCTTGGACTCTTGCATTCGGGACTATTTCGGGTGGGCTACTAGCGGGGAGTAACCAGTTTTCCTGCCCCGTTTACCCGAGGTGTGTTTCCAGGGCGACTCACCTCGTTTGATACGTGTCACCTATGGAAATATGGCCATTCGTTCTCCGCTCTTGCAGCTGAAGACAGGGTTAGGCAGTCGATGGTGctgagagagagaaaagaggatggaagttGGCTTCTCGTCGGTTGTGAGGTGTTGTTTTTATTTATCTCTCACTCGGTGCAATAAGCAGCAAAATTCAAATGACGCGACCGTCTCCCTGGACTTTTCAGGGTATGACGTATATTTACCTCCCTTATTTAGCTCAGGTTCTGATTTCATCAATGCTTATTTCCCGGACATCATTTGCCTCCGCTCACTGCGCTTCGTAAGTGGAAAGtgtccttcctctttcgtcTTTCCCCCGCTGTACGATGTAGCAGGCATTTTTTGTGCTTTATCGCGTTAGCGTGCGGGAAGGAGGAGTCGAGAGccaaaaagagaagagtcACCAGTGCCAAGTGCTGTGCCCAATCAATACACGATATGGCCATCCGCCACATACCGCTCCATACTCCATTGTCactcgccatcatccataAACAACGCACAGCTCCTGgccatccttcatccaccGCCCGTCCCTCGCAGACAAAGGAtgtttgagaagatgaagaggcaaaggaaaaaaaaaacgtTGAAAAGTCGGGAAAGGAGATGTGAAGCATGATGATCATTTTCGGAGATCCGGTTGTCGGTGGAATTTGAGGGTGGACTGGAGTTGATCGACACAAGCGACAATTAAACAACGCGCCCTTTTTgctttgttgttgttcgtTTCTTCTCGCCGTTTCCTCTTTgttccatcttcatctctgtCTGGAAGTGAGCGCTGGGTGCTGGCATTCCCTTATCCAGCCCACCTCCTACCagttcttctccatcttaACATAGCTGCCATGCTCTATGCTATATTATAAACGTCTGCGCCACTCTAATAGCCATACATGAATAACGAGAAGACTGTGCTAGCAGACAAATACACCCTGCAATTATTCTGATGGCAGCGAATTTAAAACTGTGAATTTCATCCACGCGGTGAATGTTTCAAGATCTCTTCCACGTTTACGGATAATTTACCACACTACAACGTTTATATTTATATATTTATCTTGCTTTCATGATACTGTACACTGTGCATCGTGTCAATCTAGCACCTAGCCAAACCGCCTACTCTATAGTGGTGTATCTGCGAATAACCATCCTGTTACAAGTGAAACACTTGTCGGTAGTTGAACATTTCATGCGGTTGATGCCCTATTATACACAGTACAACACAATATTTCTGAGTCTCCTTAGACCAAGAAATCTACATAAGGAAGGCCTTTGCCCCA includes:
- a CDS encoding transcription initiation factor TFIIA large subunit: MSNKIVPEIYRAVIDDVVSSVKVDFEEYGMEEEILIHLQQKWEAKLLETRVADFARAGSSSRSPSPTLESKPEHSSPPAGPSNSQSADMFPFPRQGQVQGSSAAMPGAPGVGAVGTNGFVNGGVQVPSGQQGEIRVKMDPDEVMRLRGGAAEDGHKPEPNAAGLLPGDDVIDSDLDDSDDELRGDVDGGEDENDVDIVFCVYDKVQRVKNKWKTVFKDGMIHLNGKDYLFAKCNGEFEW